A window of Eucalyptus grandis isolate ANBG69807.140 chromosome 4, ASM1654582v1, whole genome shotgun sequence genomic DNA:
AAATACTCTATATGATAATGACACGTGAGCAAGTGTTAAGCAAAAGCatacataaaattatttaaaatcgTATACGAATGTAGGTGCCAAACTTTATACATATGGAAATCTGTTAAAAGACCAGAGTATTTGGCCTGTTGAGCCTAAGAGTGACTCTACTTAGATGATGGATGCTTTTGAATGTGAGTAGCATACTTAAGCCTTATGTCAAACATATTGCTGAGAAGTGCAAATctatttgttttggtttgatAATGGTCATTTTGGAGTGCCGCTAGGAGTTCACTCTTCAAGAGTTGTGTAATAATGCTGCCTTGAAATGAATGTTAAAGTTTCAGAAGTTATTTATGGTCATACTTGGCAATGGATCCCTGCTAGATCTGATTTTCTGTTGACATCTAAGCAAGCTTACGTGATTAAATCTTGCCATCCTTTCATGCCATTTGCTGATGCTTGGGAATCAGTCAGAAATAGGAGGTCCAAGTTGCTATGACATTGACCTATTTGGATTTATCATAATGTTCCTAAGGATGGGTTGATATCCTGAACAAGCTGCTTCTTTATCATAGACTTACCACTTGTGCTGCAAGCTGCACTAGTTATCTATGTGATGTTTATTTTTGAATCTAGGTGTCCCCTTTACTTTAAGTGCTCTTTCAATAAGACAGTTTTGGGACACGTCTTTTCTCTGTGATGCTAACAAAGCAATCGGCTGTGAGGACATTGAATTTCAGTGGGCTTTTCAAAACCTCAAAGGGAAGACTTTTTCGAAAACTCTATTAGGGCTTTCCTTCGAATGAGACTATTTACTTTATCTAGACTGAAAGGAACTCTATGCTCCATGATGTTCCTTCCCCGTCTACTAATTGAGTGATTTGTTTTGTAATGTTTGATGAAAActcaaaatataacattttattAGAGGTGGACCATTGGGCTGGTTCAATTCGAGAACCGAATTAAACTGAATCAGATCTGTTTCAAGACGGTTCAAGCACTAGTTCAGTCCAAAGTAAAAGTTATGGGAGCTGGCCTTGACCAATTCAATTCTTGATTTTATATCTTGAACCGGTCAATCTCTACCTGAAAATCAGCTTTGCAAGGTTAATTCTCAGGCAGAACCGGTTTTCATACAAAACCAATcctgaatctttttttttatttaaactcCACTTCTTTTCTAGTTCTCACACTCAAatttggcctctctctctctcagtctctCTAGTCTCTCGACTTTTTGCAGTGGtactctcaatctctctctcttgtcttgCGGACGCCCCTTGTCTCGGTCTCGCCAACGCCGTCTCATCTCCATCTCTCGCCATCTTGGGGGTTGTGGGCTTTGCTTTTGTTGGTCGACCGTCAGTTAGCCCATTATTAGCCAGGTTGGTTCTTTCTTATAGCAACTAATTAGAGAGAAGCTTTGTGCTTTTCTGAAGATGAATATAGCCTGAGAATTGTACGAGCGATAACTTTTATTACAATTGTTTTACCTTGATCTTTCACTTATTATGATATGGCTCAAATTTGACCGTAacatttcgaaatttaaaaaaagaaaaaaaatccttttacATCACTCAAGATCACTCATCTTTGATCGAAACAAAGATTACTTGGGAAAGCTATCAGCGTCTTTTATTTGGATTTATAGATATGACTTATATGTTGTAAACGTGGCCCTCGACGTTTACATATTAGGCTATTAGCATTCTCCAAAATGGGCACATAAAAACACATAAAATGTCCCCAACTTCCAATtctaaatagaaataaaaagagaagattaGCCAACTTCAAGAGCTGTTTTACCATTGCACatattaaaagtaaaagttaaaaaattgcttttatgaGCCCACCGCAAATTGGTACTTCAATACCAAtgtataattttgaaaaatgtttcaaactaCTTCATTCACACGATACTTCATAAtctattcttttcattttaattatttatttgggCAAATGCAAAGATTTATGAACTTAAATTCATTTATCATGTGAAGTGAGATTCTGAAATTGCCCAGGCAGCTATAATAACATTCTGTCTTCTCAAGATTGAAATCCCGTTAACTATAATATTTTGATGTCACTACTAAACAACGAAACCATAAAGATGGGCATCATTAGAAAACAGCAGAGATTCATGAACATAAAACTTTTTGCCGCGTGAAGTTAGATGCCGAAGTTGCCCAGACAGCTATAATACTTTTCTATCTTCTCAAGAGCCAGATCCAATTGATTTTAATGCTCGACGTTATTACTCGACAATTGGGGCATGCATGTGAACGTACATCGATTTCTAAGGAAAGCATGTGAACGAGGATGGTTTTCTAAGGAAAGCATGTGATGGAACTATTAAAATGGGCACCATTAGAAAATGATGGGAgcattaaaatttatgaaaaagaaatgacatCCATAAAATGCCTAAATATATGATTTCACGTTGCATAAATGGACAAGTTTTGGTATTGCCTAGTATAGGAAGAGATCTTTCACGAAATTTATttagagaataggaaaaaataagGAACGAATGAAAATGTATAGAAGTATTTATTCGgagaaagcaattaaatttgAGAGGTTCGCAAGGAGAGTGAACTTTCCTAATCGAACTGCAatgttttaaaataatattaataataaccCATAACAACATGAAGAAGAGTTTCGAATTGAAAGGTATAGTGTTCATATCAAGGCGGTAACAAATTGATCATGCTACCCACGCATACAGAACTTTCCATTTTCACGGAAAGAATCTCTATACTAATGTATATTGCGTGTGTATGTACATATACCCTAATTTATAATAGTTCACACCTCACGTAAGTTTTGATAGCAACTTTCTCATACATCAATTCCATCCCAAGAATTTAGAAAACGATTGGCTatcctttgaaaagaaattaaagaacgAAGCATCGAACTAAAAAGAgtaatttcaaacaaaaatgttGACAAAGCAAAACCtttcattgaatgataattaCAACAAAATCTAGTAAATCATCAGTTGACCAAAATATAGAAATTCTTTAACCCTCTCCGAATCGCTGTAACGTGATTaatgcaaattttgaaaattcggGAGAGTCTCTATCCAATGAAAGCCGAGTTGTGGGGTGGTTTATGAAACTGTTGCGAGATAATCCTTCAAAACATAGATGAAAAAGCGGAGCTTCTTTTGAAAAGACTGATTCCTGGAATTTTGCACCAATAAGTACACATAGATTTAATTCTTAATAACAGCTTACAATTAGGCATGATTTAGACAAACCAATCGCAGACCTCGGTGGGTCCCATATgcattattgattttcttttcttgcgtGGATGATGGGAATTCCTATCTTCAATAACACGAGTCTGTCAAAGAAGTTGAAAATTAGATTTGTCGACATTTTGATTTGCCAGTCTTGTAAGTGTCAACCTAAACTTCTTGTACAGGTTTTGAGAAGCCTATAGCCTCGGAACGACCGTACTGGTATCTTCTGATCCATAGagagacaaagaaaaaggaacaccGAGAACAAAAATGGCAGAAGCTGTCATTTTTAGCATTGCGGAAGAGATCGTTGCTAGTCTAGCTCCTCAAGCAATAGAAAATATTGGAAAGTTATGGGGCGACAAGCATGAACTCGAGGCACTTAGGGAAACAGTCTCCACGCTTCAAGCTGTACTGGATGATGCAGAGGAGCAATACCACCAAAGTCGCGAAATCAAAGATTGGGTTGATAGACTGAAGGGCGCTTTTTATGACGCACTGGACGTGTTTGAAGAATACAATGTAGAAGCTACGCGACAAGGACTGAGAGGCGACAATAAAATGTTCGAGGAGGTAAGGAAATTTTTCTCTGGTTCAAACCAGGTTGCTTTTATATTGAAGATGAGTAACAAAGTAAGAGCagtgaagaaaagaatagaaaccatTGAGGCTAACAGGAAATTCCAATTGAACACACTCCCCAAGAGAGagtggaggaagagaaaagagacaCATTCCTTTGCATGTGAGGGGGATATTATAGGGAGAGATGATGATAAGGAGACtgttaagaaatttttattgaattcAGATGTGAAAGGGAATGTTTCCATCCTTCCAATAGTTGGTATTGGTGGGCTTGGAAAAACAACTCTTGCTCAACTTGTATATAATGATGAGATGGTCAATGAacattttgaattgaaattgtgGGTATGTGTCTCTAATGTCTTTGACATGGAAGAAATAGTGAAAAATATCTTAGCTCGTGTGACGAAGGAGGTATTGAATCATGATACGTTGGAACAATTACGAAATAAATTGAGGGGAAGGAGATATCTTTTAGTTTTAGATGATTATTGGGTTGCAGAACGAGAAACATGGGTCAATTTGAAACAATTATTGGTGGAAGGTGCTAGAGGAAGCAAGATCCTTATAACTACGCGTCTTCCTTCAGTTGCGGATATCACCTGCACTACTACACCTCATCTTCTCAGGGAATTATCTGAAATGGAGTCTGTCGATTTATTAATGCAAATGGCTTCAAAAGGAGAGGAGAAACAAGATTCTAACTTGCGACCTATTGGCGAAGAGATAGCTAGAAAGTGCTATGGTGTTCCATCGGTTATTCGAACTGTTGGAAGCTCActattttttaggaaaacaaAAGACGAGTGGTtacatttcaaaaattataagcTCCTAGAAGAAGCtcgaagtgaagaaaaaataatgccAGGTCTTATGCTAAGTTACAACAATCTTCCTTCGCATTTAAAACGATGTTTTGCATTTTGTTCATTGTTTCCCAAAGATCATGAGATAGATAAGCAGACTTTGGTCAATCTTTGGGTGGCAGAAGGATTTATCAAGCCATCAAAGCCATCAAATAAAAGTGAGTCTTTAGAAGAAATTGCCCATGaatatttcatgaatctaatttgGAGTAACTTCtttcaagattttaaaaaaatccactcACGGAAAGGGAGACTTgcaagatgcatgatttgatgcaTGATCTAGCTTGCTT
This region includes:
- the LOC108957375 gene encoding putative disease resistance protein RGA4, producing the protein MAEAVIFSIAEEIVASLAPQAIENIGKLWGDKHELEALRETVSTLQAVLDDAEEQYHQSREIKDWVDRLKGAFYDALDVFEEYNVEATRQGLRGDNKMFEEVRKFFSGSNQVAFILKMSNKVRAVKKRIETIEANRKFQLNTLPKREWRKRKETHSFACEGDIIGRDDDKETVKKFLLNSDVKGNVSILPIVGIGGLGKTTLAQLVYNDEMVNEHFELKLWVCVSNVFDMEEIVKNILARVTKEVLNHDTLEQLRNKLRGRRYLLVLDDYWVAERETWVNLKQLLVEGARGSKILITTRLPSVADITCTTTPHLLRELSEMESVDLLMQMASKGEEKQDSNLRPIGEEIARKCYGVPSVIRTVGSSLFFRKTKDEWLHFKNYKLLEEARSEEKIMPGNECCVVGNATKSIDARTRHISVGDLPLPFPCLEASCLRTLILLKGRMISEEDLHPLMQSFKKLHVLDLHDTSVKKLPRSICELKYLTYLDLSYNMWLNRLPDSIMELQNLQTLNLDGCCYLKELPRGIRKLVSLQFLGIKDCKELSYVPCGLGQLSSLHRLNCFILPKDKACAKNYGKLEELYGLNNIRGSLYIENLGHVTDTIEEYKAANLTGKQSLESLELEWGGFNIYDVVIGEMD